In Brassica napus cultivar Da-Ae unplaced genomic scaffold, Da-Ae ScsIHWf_1085;HRSCAF=1549, whole genome shotgun sequence, the following are encoded in one genomic region:
- the LOC106369724 gene encoding uncharacterized protein LOC106369724: MSKISNLDYAALNLSGDNYLKWALDTKINLSERRPIGTSALPEANEAEKKDPKECNQVHKKSHGKGRSRFKGHGCDSYGRQGNHNNHGRGSSRGRGNYGRGRGGISKLCSSTKSACHRCGIENHWEKNCRTPKHLCELYQESLKNKNLEAHMVHDTGYDADDDSDLERDDLLDFETSDCLKD, from the exons atgtcgaaaatctcaaacCTAGACTATGctgcccttaatctctccggagacaactATTTGAAATGGGCACTTGACACAAAGATTAACCTGAG TGAGAGGAGACCCATCGGAACATCAGCATTACCAGAAGCCAATGAGGctgaaaagaaagatcccaaagaaTGCAACCAAGTCCATAAGAAGTCACACGGCAAAGGCCGTAGTAGGTTCAAGGGACATGGCTGTGACAGCTATGGCCGgcaaggaaaccacaataaccatggTCGTGGTTCCAGCCGTGGCCGAGGAAATTATGGTCGTGGTcgaggtggcatatccaaacTGTGTTCCTCGACCAAATCAGCTTGTCACAGATGCGGGATAGAAAACCATTGGGAAAAGAATTGTAGAACCCCTAAACATCTATGTGAGCTCTATCAAGAGAGCCTTAAGAACAAGAACCTGGAAGCCCATATGGTTCATGATACCGGGTATGATGCTGACGATGATTCCGACCTTGAAAGGGATGACCTCTTGgattttgagacttctgattgtctcaaagaCTAA